A region of Dioscorea cayenensis subsp. rotundata cultivar TDr96_F1 chromosome 5, TDr96_F1_v2_PseudoChromosome.rev07_lg8_w22 25.fasta, whole genome shotgun sequence DNA encodes the following proteins:
- the LOC120262285 gene encoding oil body-associated protein 1A-like — protein sequence MASSHVEVPGEATETGTAVVETATGIIQSFAPINQIHQHLCAFHFYADDMTRQVEAHHYCAHLNEEVRQCLIFDSSKADAKLIGVEYIISPMLFLALPEEEKPLWHSHEYEVKSGVLFMPDLPLSVQRMDLEKVVKTYGKTFHFWQVDRGDALPLGLPSIMMALTRDGQLYDHLAKDVENRFDISFEKERENRAYMSGPEHGIHPLANGAGKGLKLELRDIDLPQSNSFPRIFV from the exons ATGGCCAGCAGCCACGTTGAAGTCCCCGGCGAGGCAACGGAAACCGGCACCGCCGTAGTAGAGACCGCCACAGGCATTATCCAGAGCTTTGCCCCCATCAACCAAATACATCAACATCTCTGCGC GTTCCATTTCTACGCGGATGACATGACGAGACAAGTAGAAGCTCATCACTACTGTGCTCACCTGAACGAAGAAGTGAGGCAGTGTTTGATCTTCGATAGTAGCAAAGCCGACGCGAAACTCATCGGAGTTGAGTACATTATAAGTCCAATGCTGTTCTTGGCGCTGCCGGAGGAGGAGAAGCCATTGTGGCACTCACATGAGTACGAAGTGAAGAGTGGGGTGCTCTTCATGCCTGACTTGCCACTCTCCGTCCAACGCATGGATTTGGAGAAGGTGGTTAAGACCTACGGCAAGACCTTCCATTTTTGGCAGGTTGACCGTGGGGATGCACTGCCTTTGGGCCTGCCTTCTATTATGATGGCTCTCACTAGAGATGGTCAGCTCTATGACCACCTTGCCAAAG ATGTGGAGAATAGGTTTGATATTTCTTTTGAGAAAGAGAGGGAGAACAGAGCCTACATGTCTGGACCTGAGCATGGGATTCATCCTTTAGCCAATGGAGCTGGCAAGGGCCTTAAGCTGGAGCTCAGAGATATTGACTTGCCACAGTCTAATTCATTTCCCAGGATCTTTGTTTGA